Part of the Impatiens glandulifera chromosome 8, dImpGla2.1, whole genome shotgun sequence genome is shown below.
TCATTAAGCTATCTATTCGTTCATCAAAACACATGACTGAGATTTCAAACTATtcctttatatattatattatcttaaagaaaaacaaaacaaaaaactatTTACCTTGGTAAATATAAACAAtctacataataataatattccaTGGGTTGGTTGGTGTTTTTCTTTATATACAGTATGTGATTATATTCTGGAGATAAAATCAAGGGAAATAATTCTATGACCAGGAATGTGGTTTTTGTAGGTGATTTCTGATCAAAAGCTGTGCATAGAGGAGCTCATTCCAAGCATCAGGCACACCAACCAACCCGAAAGCTAGTTCGCCACCAAGTGTAGCCCCACCATTCGCTAAAATGCACTTCTCAGACCGCGAAAGCGGAACTGCTTGACGCTGCATATTCGAACTCATTAAATTTAGACTGACTTATGTTGAGCATAATTACCCCCACATGGGTCACAGGCACATGTTTTAAGCCTTTACATGATAAGAAGAATTCTAATCAGTTATATACATTCTATTTCTTTTGGAATATGGCGATGTGGGAACTAATTTTtccttacataaaaaaaaagtaagctGAACTAAACTACAGAACTGAGAGAGAgatattttctttgtttttgaaGGGGTTTCTTGGTCGCAGTCCCATACGTAGATTTGAGCATCTTCACTTGTTGAGATAATGTGTCTTCCGTCCATGGTAAAGGAAGCTTTTATTTGACTTCCAAGATTTTTTCTGGCTGAAAAATGAATTAGACTAACTcagtatataatttaaaaatatataatttgtaatgtTTGTAAAGAATAACAATACTAATCATCTATAAAACTATGTGTATCATAATCATGAAAAGAAAAATCTATACCATTTACCAAATAAAGTAAGAGGATACACTAATTACAGAAAACTAGTCCCTAGTCTAGCAGAGATGTCTCATCAATAGACATATGTACCCTACTTATAGAACAGATACTATTCAAGTTAAGTcgtagaaaaaaaaacattgtctTTGGCGATTTTTCGATGGGATCGTGATGGTGACAAAATATCAGTTTCAAAATAGGTTCAATGCAGTtcaaatattacaatttttagagagaaaagACATTTGGTGTCTTACCCGTAAATTTGAAGATAATATTGCAGCCAGATAGTAGTCGAATTTGTGAATTGGCGGAAGTGACGAGCACTTTACTCGGGTCAACAGGAGAAAACTGAAAATACAAAATGGGTACAATGTGAAGGATGGAGATAAAATTCTGCTACAGTTATAGGAGTGCAAAAATTTTACCTGAAACCCAATTATTCTCTTGCAGGATAACTTCTTTTTCTCCTTCAAACATGTTTGACTATTTAGCTGCAAGTGATTATCTgtcgaatatatattatagtttagtAATCAGTTAGAGCCATcttgaatcataaaaaaatcaatgttACTAAACAGGAAAATTAGAGGGtaaaaaagatattttgtaaattGGCTACTAATGGTTAGGCAGTAGttgaataattcaatatttaaggTGGAAACTGATGAATAATTTGTGATGATGTGCATCGAACAAGGGAGAGAAAGCAAGGACTATAACGTGTACCACTTCTCATCAAACCTTTAAACACCATTTTTGGGCAAGAGGCCGATGGTAGAAGAGTAGTGAAAGGTAGGAGAAGACTCCCAAGGAAGATCAGACTATTATCGATGAGAAGCTTGATTACCCCTTTTGGCggaataaatgataaaaaaattgtctCTGAGATTGTTCAGAGTACGATACAAAAGGAAGCTAAAATTGCAAAATCTAAGCTTGGAAAAAAGAGAGACAGACTTTATAGCAGTGTCAACTACACATTCCTGACACTCTCAAGAAACTCAAGCTTAAGATCAACCTCAGTTCATTTTGAAAACTGATTTAGAGCTTTAAGTGTTTGAGGCTTTCATTTTCTTGGAGgtctttgtttgattaattcatgTAGACTGTTGTTATGATTTGTATTGCTTTGATTTGGATTTTACCAATGCCAGTTTCACTTTGACTGTGGATCAATGGAAAGATTCTCacttttcaaaaaagaaaaattaaggtGGAAACCTTCTTCaaatgagagaaagaaaaacCAAGACACCTTGCTCAGTCAAAGATCTTCTGTCATATCAATGTACAATTATAATGTCTTTCTTTCTCCAAATGATCTCTTACAGTTCTAACAAGTATGGTGCATGAACAAAATCATTTCTCTCAAAAAGGAGGATTCTCACTAGATATGTTATAAAGGAATGAGATCTATATGAATGCAAAAGGGTGCCCAGCCAGCTTTTCGCGCACTAGATATATAGTCAGAATCCTTGTATTAGTGATTCTCATGAATATCTCAGAATTTCTTTTCATCTTAGGGCTTAGGCCATTCTAATTAATCCTCTAATTCTCTCCTTAAGAACTCTAGGTTACATATTTGGATCATAACATAATCATAGAATTTTTACATTTAGCTCTAAACAAAAAATATCAACCAAAACAGGTAAAGCTCCACCATACCTACAATGTCATAGAAACAACAACTCCCATCCATCAATCCCACAACTGCGCCCTAAAATCATTAAGAGTTTTGAGTGTCACCAATAAACAAATTGACACACATAATAATAGCAAGTTTCTAGAGAACAGATTGAAATCACCAACCTTTCCATTTGGGTAATAAGCCATACCATCCCACCCAAAGTCCCAAACAAACCACACAAAAAGACAAACATATTGGGATTGAAGTCTAACAATCATTTATTATATCATTTCctacaaatcaaaatataacaaTATTCCATTGCAATTTGTAAATTGCAGCTAATTCATGTAAGTAAtcaaagatatatataaatgagatcaTATAAGATTCCTTCTTAacttaactttttaattaataacatatattatagaATCGTGTGAAAGCTGGAAAAGTGTGTTTTGTAAGAGAACCCACCTGATCAATCTCGTTGTACATCCTTCATctccaaaagaagaagaagaagaagcttcAACATGACCCACATGGAGATTAATGTTCCGTTCTTCAGCACCCCCTTCAACCTTGCTGATCTCCGATTGAATTCCCAAACAATTAAACGAGGCGGTTGGTCCAATAGACCTAGAATTCATAGAACCAATTACTTTCGAAGTAGTAGTCGTCCTGGAATCAAGAGTAGATTTAGATAATCTAGAAACCCTCCTCCTTCTCCCCTTTCTTAAATACCCAACcaactaattaactaatatttaagtTCATGTCctcttttatttaatcaaaataactaacatcaactaataacattttaaaatattaacaacaaatgatattttagtcaaTTAACCAAATTATCCCAAGTAACAGCTTTTCCCCCAAATTgtttttacatcaaacaagtctgagCAAAAATGTATATGGCCTTCACATGAGGACATTTACTAACCTGGCCATGACAAAAAGTTACTTGACCATACAGGATCCCTCCCCAATAGCCTACAATCAGTATGATGAGCTACTGCTCTAGACAATAGCGTTTTCCCAGTACCAGGTGGTCCATACAGTAGAACCCCCTATTTGAAAAGTGAAGAAAATTTCATGAGCATGAAAAATTTCCAATTAACAAAGCAACTAACTTAGAAATGTATAAAGCCTTCAGCATTTGAAGCTGAGAACAATTAAAACTGGTAAAAAATAAGCATCCACAAAATGGtaaaaactataaattatacTCAAACAATACTTCCAAATCAAGAGATCCAATCCAAATAAAAAAGATCAACTTCTGAAGAATCCTCAATACATTGTAGCTTCAAAAAAGAGAgaacagataaaaaaaaaaaccttatgTCTAGTGGAATCCAGGATGAGATATCAATGTGGATATATATCAAACTCATCCTATCAAGTGGAAATAGAACTATATAATGAAGTTAATAGAAAGTCGAGACTTGCCTTCACAAGAACTTTACATTTCCCTATGACTTTGACAAATTCACCAACATATGATCGATCCAGGCTCCTGTAGAAGTTCTACAGCTCTTCCTTCAGCATCCTCACTAGACAGTGGATAAAAAATTCCACCATTAATGGCTACCATAGGTCATAACAACTTCGAACAACAGAAGTATCAAGTGAAAGTACAATACTAGACAATCAATAAGATAAACACATGGATTTACCTTTGGAATTCAAATCATTTCTATGAGCTTCGAGACGGTTGAGATTGTGAGTCTTCTGTCGAACCTGAAGCTGAAGATCGTGTATGTGTTGCTAGTAGTACTGTCTCAGTCCCTCTCCCTGTTTCGAAGTTCCCGTCTTCGCCGACCAAGCATCGCCGGAGGATGTCAGATCGGAAACGCGGTGATCGATTGTTGCAGTAGCCATGGTTGAAATTCTGAAAATGGAGAAGATGATGAAACCCTAGAGCTTAGGGAAACATCGTGTGCTCGGTGTTTTAGTTTGTCCTCGACAAGTTATGCCTCAGGAATAAAGTTCCCTCTTGCCCTCAACTTATTATCACTTGAGCGTTTTTACCCTTAACTTTTCTTCCATTTTGTCTATATGATTTCTTAtgctttattttcttttcttgcaAAGCTTACTATGCAACTTGATCATGCATTTTAATCGAAATTATGGGCTTAATTCCAATTTTATTAGGTTTTagtaaacaaaaaataacattaaaattgaaattccaACAAACACAATGTAATTTTAccattcttaattttatttttattttttaaataattttgatttctcGAAGAGtgctttatttttatatataatttgttaatttaataagttaactcaaatatgtaaccattaaaaatcaattaaaaattttaccatcaactgaaattttaaatttattgaaaaatttatgtcaaatatttaaattgttttttcttaaaaaaatagattttagttTATAACCTCAAAGAACactttattaatttctttcttctttttactATTCATAACTTTCCgtttaacaaaatcaaacacttaaaaataaaaattaaattagagaatTGGCAACATACTTTTAATTAAAGTTACAAATCTTTGTAGagttattctttaatttttatcactattttataatctttaaagttttctttttattattattattttgaataataattaagttaGTATTAAAGTGTAAATCGAATTAGttcggttatttgaataaaatatatatatccgaTCACAATTAATCAAAACATTATATAGCTCTATATTCGATCGATAGAACGTTATTCGGCTCGGTAAGTATAATGATTTGACGGTTGAGATCGGTTAAATTGTGGAACTTAATTGACAAGATGATTTGAGACTTGACAATGTTAATGTTACGATatttttagagtttttttttttttgtaagattgAATTGTAATTATATCTTCTATAAGTTAGTAAAAAAtggttatttatataaatttgtataattaataaaatgttaagatCATGGAACATAGTTGTATAATTCATTGTCAAACTTTGATATAAGATCATTTGATTGTTTAATGTATATGGTTTACGttgtttcatatatatatatatatatgatttcatCAAATCATTTAGTTgtctaatatatatatgcatgaaagATTTGTTCAAACTCAAGTTCTCACTTGGCCTTGAACCTACCACGGTCCACTATTCGGATTCATTTATTCTTCTTGAAGATGCAGTTGTTCCAAAACCAATTTTGCCCCTTCCACAAACCATCTAGTTCCagcataaaaaaataatattagttcatAATACTAGAATCTGAAACAATATAGCCACACCATTGCATATCCCCATCTACAAATGTAACATTCTTTCTTTCATCATGACCAATTATACATCATCtaacaatataataaagaaatatccGAACCCATTAACCAACCATATTATTTCCCCACTTGGGGGTAAAAACCTATATTACTAAGCCAAACAATTATATgttcaataataatcaattatataCATAACATTTTCTTCCTAGTCTAGTAATATATCCTTATCCCCTTGTTATAAGTAATATTACAGAACAATTTCCACAACTCTT
Proteins encoded:
- the LOC124911166 gene encoding WD repeat-containing protein 44-like — translated: MIVRLQSQYVCLFVWFVWDFGWDGMAYYPNGKGAVVGLMDGSCCFYDIVDNHLQLNSQTCLKEKKKLSCKRIIGFQFSPVDPSKVLVTSANSQIRLLSGCNIIFKFTARKNLGSQIKASFTMDGRHIISTSEDAQIYVWDCDQETPSKTKKISLSQFCSLVQLTFFLCKEKLVPTSPYSKRNRMYITD